From the Xiphophorus hellerii strain 12219 chromosome 20, Xiphophorus_hellerii-4.1, whole genome shotgun sequence genome, the window CTGTCTAGATTACAGAAGACATTTCTATAACATGCGAACCTCAGCTGGTCCCAGGTCTGCTTCCAGTCTAGCGATAGACACAGAACAACTGCTCTACTATCAAACGATGGACAGACTATATTGTTTATTATGTTAAGATCCTGACACCTGCACAATGTGTTTTGTCCTGTTGTTGAGTCATGATGCATTGGAAATGGAAATAGTCTAATTATACATGGGGAGAAAAGGGACTGTACCCAGTAGTATTATGAATGCATACACTTACAAGAGGATCATAATGCAGTTTCAATAAGAAATATGTCCTCTCAACAATCCAAAATATGTCCttgtaaataaaatagcaaCTCAAATGTGTTTCATCGACATGAGACAGCTAGAGTGTTTCAGTAGCTTAAGATATTTTCAGGACTGGAAAAGGAATATTTGAAAGAACAATGACCATAAACGTGTAAACGTTGCACAttatgaaaagacaaaaacggATCCCTGCAATGACTAAATTTAGACCAGGCAATCAGAAGATGCCACTTGGCAGCTCCTTGTTAAACATGCCATCAAAGTCCAGCTCCCTGCTCATCAGTTCGTCCTCCACACTCTCTAGCGCCCACTGGTGGTCTGTTAGCTCTAGTGCCTCCCACTCAgcctacaaaaaaagaaaagaaaataaaaaaaattacatgagaATCTGTCATTTCTCACCAAAGGATCTAATTATACGGGCTCTATGATACATACTTTGAAAGCTTTATTTGTATCTGCCGGCATGGCCATGGCAGCACCACTCATCTGTTCTTGCATGATCCTCGACTGGTCAGCACCTGGAGGGATTCAGAGGCATAGCTACCATCAGCATGAGCGAATGATTAATCATGACTGTCTGCAGATGGGAATGATTCTTCATTAACTACACTTACCATTATCTTGACCTAATATGAGGGAATACATGCTTCTCAGTCCAAAGACATTCAAGAAATACCATGAAGCTGAGCTCaccctaaaagaaaaaaaaagcaagagtgCACATGAGAAGGTCACATGCTtgatataaacacaaaatgaatgtttcagTGAAGGTCAGAAAGTCCTGCTTTATTTCTTTACCAGGAAGCATCCAATGAGAGGAGTTCTATTCCTTGCTGCAACATAGGCTTAAAACGCAGAGTGAGAGGGAAGGGAACCTTCGCTGTGTTGAAAAACAAGCACAAAGACAAAACATCTGTTACATTAATActtagattaattaattaaatacttAGAATTGAGCACATCACGTTTAGAGCCAATTATCTGCAACTCGCTATGTAACAGGAGCTGCTACATTTAAGAAGAAATATTACTTGTTACAAATCCAGAAAAGGTCCAGTTGATCCAGCCACCGATGAGGATCATGGGAAGCACGTTGGTGACGTTGCCCTTCATCATGTCCGTCAGCATGCTGGGATCTGGGAAACACAAGACTTGATTTTTCTAAACCAATGCGATGTTCAGcgtatttttttccccagcattTCACCACTGTTTTGTAATACGTTGGGGAAAAAACTATTTGCTGAGTGTActacagtttatatatataaatataagtatatataaataaaaaattatgctAAATAAAAGGATTAAGTTATTTTACTCTGTTTGGCcactattttaaataaaaatgttctcttAGTCAAGATGACAGCCCAGTGACATCATGAGAGGCAGGTATTCACTAGGCCTACCTGTCATGGGAGACGGCGGAACGACTTTCCTTTTAGTCTTCTTAAAAAAGCCGTCCTCTTGGTTGTTGAAGTAGAACTTTCTCATCAAAAAggactaaaacacagaaaggtATTCAGTAACACTGTTGTTAACTACAGGCATGATAAGAAACAGGAGATGGTTGGTCACAAGTCAGCTCATCCAACAGTTTTAGTTACattaattaaattagttttgtatCAAACTCTTGTTGCTTATAGCAGGTAGTTTCCTATAAATAACGTATACTCCAAAgttgaaaaaaagaattataaCGTCAAACTGAAACAACACCACACCTCACCTATTAAGTTATGATGCTAAAGgtgtttttcaaaattacttAAGCAGACAAGATAGACTGAGAACAACTTCTTATGTATGTAACAAATCAATAACCTAAactaaattcacctaatttaaCCATCATTTTACCAGGTgaaatgtgtgagagccagtTCTTACTTAAAAACATGACCTGACTAAGTTGATTAAATGTAAGTATGGCAATGGCTATTGAACTATCTATTAATATGATTGAAAGACTGTTACTACTAGTTTTATGATTTCGCTTTGATGGTGTCTTGAATATTAAACACTTAGGTAAAATTGACGTCTCACCTGTTTCGGAatgtattttccattttctctgaGAATTCTGCTCCGAATAAGAACCTGGCTGAAATTGTACAAAGCACACAAACATACCTTACTGCATTTTTAGCGGAACTTGTATAATTACCACGTATTGACAAGTACAGCGTGCTTACCTGTCTGAAACCTGCTCTAAGGTCAACTTTTTGTCACTCTGCAGAAGAATTGATACATAATGGCGA encodes:
- the emc3 gene encoding ER membrane protein complex subunit 3; this encodes MAEPELLLDSNIRLWVVLPIVFITFLVGVIRHYVSILLQSDKKLTLEQVSDSQVLIRSRILRENGKYIPKQSFLMRKFYFNNQEDGFFKKTKRKVVPPSPMTDPSMLTDMMKGNVTNVLPMILIGGWINWTFSGFVTTKVPFPLTLRFKPMLQQGIELLSLDASWVSSASWYFLNVFGLRSMYSLILGQDNGADQSRIMQEQMSGAAMAMPADTNKAFKAEWEALELTDHQWALESVEDELMSRELDFDGMFNKELPSGIF